One segment of Chionomys nivalis chromosome 3, mChiNiv1.1, whole genome shotgun sequence DNA contains the following:
- the Ift22 gene encoding intraflagellar transport protein 22 homolog, which produces MLKAKILFVGPCESGKTVLANFLTESSDITEYNPTQGVRILEFENPHVTSNNKGTGCEFELWDCGGDSKFESCWPALMKDAHGVVIVFNADIPSHLKEIEMWYSCFVQQQFLQDSHCMLVAHHKPGSGGDKGSLALSPPLNKLKLVHSNLEEDPEEVRVEFIKYLKSIINSMSESRDREEMLIIT; this is translated from the exons ATGCTGAAGGCCAAGATTCTGTTCGTGGGGCCCTGCGAG AGTGGCAAGACAGTGTTGGCCAACTTTCTGACTGAATCTTCAGACATCACTGAATACAACCCAACCCAAGGTGTGAG GATCCTAGAGTTTGAGAACCCACATGTCACCAGCAACAACAAAGGCACGGGCTGTGAATTTGAGCTCTGGGACTGCGGTGGCGACTCGAA GTTTGAGTCCTGCTGGCCAGCCCTGATGAAGGATGCCCATGGAGTGGTGATTGTCTTCAATGCTGATATCCCAAGCCACCTAAAGGAAATCGAAATGTGGTATTCTTGCTTTGTCCAGCAGCAGTTCCTCCAAGACAGTCACTGCATGCTCGTGGCCCACCACAAACCAGGCTCTGGAGGTGACAAGGGCAGCCTGGCTTTGT CTCCCCCCTTGAACAAGCTGAAGCTGGTGCACTCGAACCTGGAGGAAGATCCCGAGGAGGTCCGAGTGGAATTCATCAAGTATTTAAAAAGCATCATCAACTCCATGTCGGAGAGCAGAGACCGCGAGGAGATGCTCATCATCACCTAG